In one Pseudomonas sp. Bout1 genomic region, the following are encoded:
- a CDS encoding DUF979 domain-containing protein, translated as MIISIEYLYWLAGVLLVITAGMILMDRTHPKRWSSSLFWLLFAIPFLVGERLPSVVVGVGVVVMALIAGLGGVGRGAHAQLHDKAARASAGRLGHKLFIPALAIPLTTVIGSVLLKHTEIGGVPLLDPKNTTFVSLGIGCLIALALACWLTRDTPVQALRESRRLTEALGWAMVLPQMLAMLGLLFNEAGVGTAVAHVTTTYINLDYKLVAVMVYVLGMALFTVIMGNGFAAFPVMTGGVGVPVLVGIYGGNPAVMAAIGMFSGYCGTLLTPMAANFNIVPAALLELPDKNAVIKAQMPTALMMLVVNIVLLYLLM; from the coding sequence ATGATTATCTCCATTGAATACCTGTACTGGCTGGCCGGCGTTCTGCTGGTGATCACCGCCGGGATGATCCTGATGGACCGAACCCACCCCAAGCGCTGGTCGAGTTCGTTGTTCTGGCTGCTGTTTGCCATACCGTTTTTAGTCGGGGAGCGTCTGCCCTCGGTGGTGGTCGGCGTGGGTGTAGTGGTGATGGCGCTCATCGCGGGCCTGGGCGGCGTAGGCCGCGGTGCACACGCCCAGTTGCATGACAAGGCTGCGCGGGCCAGCGCTGGCCGCTTGGGGCATAAATTATTTATTCCGGCATTGGCCATCCCGTTGACTACGGTGATCGGCTCGGTGCTGCTCAAACACACCGAGATTGGCGGTGTACCGCTGCTGGACCCGAAAAACACCACCTTTGTGTCCCTGGGCATTGGCTGCCTGATTGCGCTGGCGCTGGCGTGCTGGCTGACACGTGACACCCCGGTACAAGCCCTTCGCGAGTCCCGCCGCCTGACCGAAGCGCTGGGTTGGGCGATGGTGCTGCCGCAGATGCTCGCGATGCTCGGGCTGTTGTTCAACGAAGCAGGGGTTGGTACGGCCGTGGCGCACGTCACCACCACCTACATCAACCTGGATTACAAGCTGGTAGCGGTGATGGTCTATGTGCTCGGCATGGCGCTGTTTACCGTGATCATGGGCAATGGCTTTGCCGCCTTCCCGGTGATGACCGGCGGCGTCGGCGTGCCGGTGCTGGTGGGTATCTACGGCGGCAACCCGGCGGTGATGGCTGCGATCGGGATGTTCTCCGGCTACTGCGGTACGCTGCTGACACCGATGGCGGCGAACTTCAACATTGTCCCGGCGGCGTTGCTTGAGCTGCCGGATAAAAACGCGGTTATCAAGGCGCAGATGCCGACCGCATTGATGATGCTGGTGGTCAATATTGTCCTGCTCTACCTGCTGATGTGA
- the pcp gene encoding pyroglutamyl-peptidase I, translating to MRTVLLTGFEPFDHDLINPSWEAVRLLDGVQLDTDVRIVAGQLPCAFATAGECLAELLAEHRPQMVIATGLGPGRSDISIERVAINLNDARIPDNRGEQPIDTDVVPGGPAAYFSTLPAKAMVKAVREAGIGACVSQTAGTFVCNQVFYLLQHALAGSAVRSGFIHVPWLPEQVAGRLPEPPSMALAAQVEGLRIAVLAAWNTPVDITETGGQVS from the coding sequence ATGCGTACTGTATTGCTGACGGGTTTCGAACCGTTTGACCATGACCTGATCAACCCGTCCTGGGAGGCAGTCCGCCTGTTGGACGGTGTGCAGTTGGACACCGATGTGCGGATTGTCGCGGGGCAGTTGCCCTGCGCCTTTGCCACTGCGGGCGAGTGCCTGGCTGAACTGCTGGCCGAGCATCGCCCGCAGATGGTGATTGCGACCGGGTTGGGCCCCGGGCGCAGTGATATTTCCATCGAACGGGTCGCGATCAATCTCAACGACGCACGGATCCCGGACAACCGGGGCGAGCAGCCTATCGACACAGATGTGGTGCCCGGTGGCCCCGCAGCCTACTTCAGCACTTTGCCCGCCAAGGCCATGGTGAAGGCTGTGCGTGAGGCCGGCATTGGGGCTTGTGTCTCGCAAACCGCCGGTACCTTCGTGTGCAATCAGGTGTTCTACCTGTTGCAGCATGCGCTTGCCGGGTCGGCGGTGCGCAGCGGTTTCATCCATGTGCCGTGGCTGCCCGAACAGGTGGCGGGACGCCTGCCGGAGCCGCCCTCGATGGCGTTGGCGGCTCAGGTTGAAGGGTTGCGGATTGCAGTGCTGGCGGCCTGGAATACCCCGGTGGATATTACTGAAACGGGTGGGCAAGTCAGCTGA
- a CDS encoding heavy metal sensor histidine kinase: MSKPRHYSLTLRLALIFALLAFALLATLGVALYRELERELIHRDDAALIYRVDQLRNLLNDSNTLDLIKTKPELFQNMLGNRESVLSIASPGQKPLLEVNPGNIDMPDVAPVPKDHTLEFADVQHLPGINGVPFSTLAATIDSGDLGSLQVTTGRLMTERTAVLASYRLSVYILASLAAMVLAVIGYLLVHRGLLPLRRLAVHAQGIGVGNLAARLDSHGAPKELLPMIDSFNTMLERLAKGFVQLGQVSTDMAHELRTPINNLLGETQVALQQHRSVEAYQQLLASNVEELERLARMLDNMLFLARTDPASALRQRQELDAADEVERMADYFEGLAGDVDISILAKGDGVIWAEPMLLRRALANLCANAIKYGAPSSELLIQATPNAQGINLKVSNLGTTIPAEHLPRLFERFYRVDESRERSAHSNGLGLSIVATIMQLHNGRYSVSSEDGVTCFELFFPRRETDNLS, from the coding sequence ATGAGCAAGCCCCGGCATTACTCCCTGACGCTGCGCCTGGCGCTGATCTTCGCCTTGCTGGCGTTTGCCCTGCTGGCGACCCTCGGCGTGGCGCTGTACCGCGAGCTTGAGCGCGAGCTGATCCACCGTGACGACGCCGCGCTGATTTACCGGGTCGACCAACTGCGCAACCTGCTGAACGACAGCAACACCCTGGACCTGATCAAGACCAAGCCGGAGCTGTTCCAGAACATGCTGGGCAACCGCGAGTCGGTACTGAGCATCGCCTCACCAGGTCAGAAGCCGTTGCTGGAAGTGAACCCCGGCAACATTGACATGCCCGACGTTGCCCCGGTACCCAAGGACCACACCCTGGAGTTCGCCGACGTGCAACACTTGCCCGGCATCAACGGCGTGCCTTTCTCCACGCTGGCCGCCACCATCGACTCCGGCGACCTGGGCAGCCTGCAAGTCACCACCGGGCGGCTGATGACCGAGCGCACTGCCGTGCTCGCCAGCTATAGGCTGAGTGTCTACATCCTCGCCAGCCTCGCCGCGATGGTGCTCGCGGTGATCGGCTACTTGCTGGTGCATCGCGGCCTGCTGCCGCTGCGGCGCCTGGCGGTGCATGCCCAAGGCATCGGCGTCGGCAACCTCGCCGCACGCCTCGACAGCCACGGCGCACCCAAAGAGCTGCTGCCGATGATTGACTCCTTCAACACCATGCTTGAGCGGCTGGCCAAGGGTTTTGTGCAATTGGGCCAGGTGTCCACCGACATGGCCCACGAACTGCGCACGCCCATCAACAATTTGCTCGGCGAAACCCAGGTGGCGTTGCAGCAACACCGCAGCGTCGAGGCCTACCAGCAACTGCTGGCCTCCAACGTGGAAGAACTCGAACGCCTGGCGCGCATGCTCGACAACATGTTGTTCCTGGCCCGCACCGACCCCGCCAGCGCGCTGCGCCAACGCCAGGAACTGGATGCGGCCGACGAAGTGGAACGCATGGCCGACTACTTCGAAGGCCTGGCGGGCGACGTCGACATCAGCATCCTCGCCAAGGGCGACGGCGTGATCTGGGCCGAACCGATGCTGCTGCGCCGCGCCTTGGCCAACCTGTGCGCCAACGCCATTAAATATGGTGCGCCGAGTTCCGAACTGTTGATCCAGGCCACGCCCAATGCACAAGGCATCAACCTGAAAGTCAGCAACCTGGGCACGACCATCCCGGCGGAGCATTTGCCGAGGTTGTTCGAGCGGTTTTATCGCGTGGATGAATCCCGGGAGCGCTCGGCGCACTCCAATGGGTTGGGGCTGTCCATCGTCGCGACCATCATGCAGTTGCACAACGGGCGCTACAGCGTCAGCAGCGAGGACGGCGTGACGTGCTTCGAGTTGTTTTTTCCAAGGCGCGAAACTGACAACCTCAGCTGA
- a CDS encoding heavy metal response regulator transcription factor, with the protein MNILVVEDEPKAGNYLLNGLQELGYSVSLARDGVDGLHLALQTPFDVIVLDVMMPKMDGWEVLRRLRKEADTPVLFLTARDDIADRIKGLELGADDYLIKPFSFAELVARLRTLTRRGPSREEEQLQIADLQIDVLKRRVTRGGVRITLTNKEFALLHLFATHQDQVLSRSLIASRVWDMNFDSDTNVVDVAVRRLRLKIDDPFQLKLIHSVRGIGYRFDTQP; encoded by the coding sequence ATGAATATCCTCGTAGTCGAAGACGAGCCCAAGGCGGGCAACTACCTGCTAAATGGCCTTCAGGAACTGGGTTACTCCGTGAGCCTCGCCCGCGACGGTGTGGACGGTTTGCACCTGGCCCTGCAAACCCCGTTCGACGTAATCGTGCTGGACGTAATGATGCCGAAGATGGACGGTTGGGAAGTGCTGCGCCGCCTGCGCAAGGAAGCCGACACCCCGGTGCTGTTCCTGACCGCCCGGGACGACATTGCCGACCGCATCAAGGGCCTGGAACTGGGCGCTGACGATTACCTGATCAAGCCATTTTCCTTCGCCGAACTGGTGGCGCGCCTGCGCACCCTGACCCGGCGCGGGCCTAGCCGTGAAGAAGAACAACTGCAGATCGCCGACCTGCAGATCGATGTACTCAAGCGCCGCGTCACTCGCGGCGGCGTGCGCATCACCCTGACCAACAAGGAATTCGCCTTGTTGCACTTATTCGCTACCCACCAGGACCAGGTGCTGTCGCGCTCACTGATCGCATCAAGAGTGTGGGACATGAATTTCGACAGCGACACCAACGTGGTCGACGTGGCCGTGCGCCGCCTGCGCCTGAAAATCGACGACCCGTTCCAGCTCAAGCTGATCCACAGCGTGCGCGGCATCGGCTACCGCTTCGACACGCAACCATGA
- a CDS encoding DUF2790 domain-containing protein: protein MKLFILGFAALVATGSAFAGTTAATSIIHDKAGFFMHMDVAKVLSSTDTYGQCGIVPARLDYLDSQGREHVLDYQVQGIGCPNDN from the coding sequence ATGAAACTGTTTATCCTCGGCTTTGCTGCCCTTGTCGCCACCGGTTCGGCCTTCGCCGGTACCACTGCCGCCACCTCGATCATCCATGACAAAGCCGGCTTCTTCATGCACATGGACGTGGCCAAGGTGCTCTCCAGCACCGACACCTACGGCCAGTGCGGCATTGTCCCGGCCCGCCTCGACTACCTCGACAGCCAGGGCCGCGAACACGTGCTGGACTACCAGGTACAGGGCATCGGTTGCCCCAATGACAATTGA
- a CDS encoding alpha/beta hydrolase yields the protein MKPASKLCLIAASLLMLGAGAAVAGPIAPVKANNVVLVHGSWADGSSWSEVITRLQAAGLHVTAVQNPLTSVADDVAATNRVLDQQDGPTVLVGHSYAGTVVSDAGVNPKVSSLVYVAARAPDANEDFVALSAKYPSTPVRAGVVEHDGYLTLNQDAFLKYFAADVPRAKAMELFAVQQPIAKTLFSGRTVNAAWHTKPSWYAVSSNDQTINPDLERFLAKRMNATTIEVPSSHLSLVSHAKEISDLILEASGRQP from the coding sequence ATGAAACCTGCAAGCAAACTCTGCCTGATCGCCGCCAGCCTGTTGATGCTGGGTGCCGGCGCCGCCGTGGCTGGCCCGATTGCACCGGTAAAAGCCAACAACGTGGTGCTGGTACACGGCTCCTGGGCTGACGGCTCAAGCTGGTCCGAGGTGATCACCCGCCTGCAGGCCGCCGGCTTGCACGTGACCGCCGTGCAAAACCCGCTGACCTCGGTGGCAGATGACGTCGCCGCGACCAACCGCGTACTTGATCAACAGGACGGTCCTACCGTGCTGGTCGGCCATTCCTACGCCGGCACCGTGGTCAGCGACGCCGGAGTCAACCCTAAGGTCAGCTCCCTGGTGTACGTCGCCGCCCGCGCCCCCGACGCCAATGAAGACTTCGTCGCCCTGTCCGCCAAATACCCGAGCACACCCGTACGTGCGGGTGTGGTGGAGCACGACGGTTACCTGACGCTGAATCAGGACGCCTTCCTCAAATACTTCGCCGCCGACGTGCCCCGCGCCAAGGCCATGGAGCTCTTCGCCGTCCAGCAACCCATCGCCAAGACCCTGTTCAGCGGTCGCACCGTCAACGCCGCGTGGCACACCAAGCCGTCCTGGTATGCCGTGTCCAGCAACGACCAGACCATCAACCCGGACCTGGAGCGCTTCCTCGCCAAGCGCATGAACGCCACCACCATCGAAGTGCCGTCGAGCCACTTGTCGCTGGTGTCCCACGCCAAGGAGATCAGCGACCTGATCCTTGAAGCGTCTGGCCGCCAGCCTTAA
- a CDS encoding phage infection protein, whose product MFKLSKASSLIFGLAVIAGLGLSSMASASSHAAVAKAQPSHLLAEGGADRLHERGLAEGGAERLREARMA is encoded by the coding sequence ATGTTTAAACTCTCGAAAGCATCTTCCCTGATATTCGGCCTGGCTGTAATCGCAGGCCTGGGGCTCTCGTCCATGGCGTCGGCCAGCAGCCATGCCGCCGTAGCCAAGGCCCAGCCATCCCACTTGCTCGCCGAGGGCGGCGCCGACCGCCTGCATGAGCGTGGCCTGGCAGAAGGTGGCGCCGAGCGCCTGCGGGAAGCCCGCATGGCCTGA
- a CDS encoding HAD family hydrolase: MSTRDSAVFANRYRAFLFDMDGTLLNSIAAAERVWATWAERHGLDVAAFLKTIHGARAIDTITRQALPGVDPQAEAQWITEAELEDVEGVVAIAGAVKFLNALPGDQWALVTSAPKALALRRMQAAGIEPPAVMVTAEDVASGKPDPACYVLGAQRLGVPVQDCLVFEDASVGIRAGEAAGADVMVVTSTHLTPMATDHASIAGYEHLQAWRDETGLLHLQRLGA; the protein is encoded by the coding sequence GTGTCCACCCGCGATTCAGCTGTATTCGCCAACCGTTACCGCGCCTTCCTGTTCGATATGGATGGCACACTCCTGAACTCCATTGCCGCCGCCGAGCGTGTATGGGCCACATGGGCTGAACGCCATGGGCTGGACGTCGCAGCCTTCCTTAAGACCATCCATGGCGCCCGGGCCATCGATACCATCACCCGCCAGGCGTTGCCCGGGGTCGACCCTCAGGCGGAGGCACAGTGGATCACCGAGGCCGAACTCGAGGATGTGGAAGGCGTGGTGGCGATTGCCGGTGCGGTGAAATTTCTCAACGCGCTGCCCGGCGATCAATGGGCGCTGGTCACCTCTGCGCCCAAGGCCTTGGCTCTACGGCGTATGCAGGCGGCCGGTATTGAGCCGCCGGCGGTGATGGTAACGGCCGAAGATGTCGCCAGCGGCAAGCCTGACCCGGCCTGTTATGTGCTGGGTGCGCAGCGGCTGGGAGTACCGGTGCAGGACTGCCTGGTATTTGAAGATGCCAGCGTCGGGATTCGTGCCGGCGAAGCGGCGGGGGCGGATGTGATGGTGGTGACCTCGACGCACCTCACACCCATGGCCACAGACCATGCCTCGATTGCCGGGTATGAGCACCTGCAGGCCTGGCGAGACGAAACCGGCCTTCTGCATTTACAGCGCCTGGGCGCCTGA
- a CDS encoding DUF2214 family protein, with protein MFVKWFLAAIHLLAFAMALSAVLARGKALRCLADNQPSTVRRVLISDNIWGVSALALLVTGGLRAFGGYEKGTEYYLHQPLFHVKMALLLIILLLEVAPMIRLVHWRVRLARGTPLDLNRAGLFARISHIQALMIVLMMVAASGMARGVGLG; from the coding sequence ATGTTCGTTAAGTGGTTTTTGGCAGCCATCCATTTGCTGGCATTCGCCATGGCATTGTCGGCAGTGCTGGCCCGGGGCAAAGCTTTGCGATGCCTGGCGGATAATCAGCCTTCTACCGTACGCCGCGTGTTGATCTCAGACAATATTTGGGGAGTCAGCGCCCTGGCGTTATTGGTAACCGGCGGCCTTCGAGCCTTTGGCGGTTACGAGAAGGGCACTGAATATTACCTGCACCAGCCGTTGTTTCACGTGAAGATGGCGTTGCTGCTGATTATTTTGCTGCTGGAAGTTGCGCCGATGATCCGGTTGGTCCATTGGCGAGTCAGGTTGGCGCGTGGCACACCGCTTGATTTAAACCGGGCGGGGTTATTTGCGCGCATCAGCCATATCCAGGCACTGATGATTGTGTTGATGATGGTTGCGGCGAGCGGCATGGCGCGCGGCGTCGGCCTGGGCTGA
- the csrA gene encoding carbon storage regulator CsrA: MLILTRKVGESINIGDDITITILGVSGQQVRIGINAPKDVAVHREEIYQRIQAGLTAPDKNQTP, from the coding sequence ATGCTGATACTCACCCGCAAAGTCGGTGAAAGCATAAACATCGGTGATGACATTACGATCACCATTCTGGGCGTTAGCGGCCAGCAAGTAAGAATCGGCATCAATGCTCCAAAGGACGTTGCCGTGCATCGCGAGGAGATCTACCAACGTATCCAGGCGGGTCTGACAGCTCCGGACAAAAACCAGACACCTTGA
- a CDS encoding SPOR domain-containing protein → MAIAVLALAGCGEGKSVDTPKASPAVVEAPAQAQPAVGAIASQEWDVWVGPPDHKLQAITDLTAWLLEHGFSFYLAKEDGKDQVLMGPFSTKAEAEAKQVQLTEKLATAKKNDTVSEVIEHKVAQ, encoded by the coding sequence ATGGCAATTGCGGTGTTGGCACTGGCCGGTTGCGGTGAAGGTAAAAGCGTCGATACCCCCAAGGCCAGTCCTGCCGTTGTCGAGGCGCCTGCCCAGGCCCAACCTGCGGTCGGTGCGATCGCGTCCCAGGAATGGGATGTATGGGTGGGACCGCCGGATCACAAGCTGCAGGCGATCACTGACCTGACGGCGTGGCTGCTCGAACACGGTTTCAGTTTCTATCTGGCGAAGGAAGACGGTAAGGACCAGGTACTGATGGGCCCGTTCAGCACCAAGGCCGAGGCCGAGGCGAAGCAGGTGCAGTTGACTGAAAAACTGGCGACTGCGAAGAAAAATGACACCGTGTCCGAGGTCATCGAACACAAGGTTGCGCAGTAA
- a CDS encoding endonuclease I family protein yields MSVRFISVLFVFFAVTAQAQAPKTFSEAKKIAWKLYEPQSTEFYCGCKYNGNRVDLKACGYIPRKNANRAARIEWEHIVPAWQIGHQRQCWQDGGRKNCTRKDAVYKRAEADLHNLVPSIGEVNGDRNNFSFGWLPVQSGQYGSCLTQVDFKAKKVMPRPSIRGMIARTYFYMSKQYGLRLSKQDRQLYEAWNKTYPVQPWERQRNQTVACVMGRGNEFVGPVNLKACG; encoded by the coding sequence ATGAGTGTCCGTTTTATCAGTGTGTTGTTTGTATTTTTTGCTGTCACCGCCCAGGCGCAAGCCCCCAAGACATTCAGCGAAGCCAAGAAAATCGCCTGGAAGCTGTATGAGCCGCAATCCACCGAGTTTTATTGCGGCTGCAAATACAACGGTAACCGGGTAGACCTGAAAGCCTGCGGCTACATCCCGCGCAAAAACGCCAACCGAGCGGCGCGCATTGAATGGGAACACATTGTTCCGGCCTGGCAGATCGGCCATCAGCGCCAGTGCTGGCAGGACGGCGGGCGCAAGAACTGCACCCGCAAGGATGCGGTATACAAGCGCGCCGAAGCAGACCTGCACAACCTGGTGCCGAGCATCGGCGAGGTCAATGGTGACCGCAATAACTTCAGCTTTGGCTGGTTGCCGGTACAAAGCGGGCAATATGGCTCGTGCCTGACCCAGGTGGATTTCAAGGCCAAGAAGGTCATGCCCCGCCCTTCCATTCGCGGGATGATCGCCCGTACGTACTTTTATATGAGCAAGCAGTATGGGCTGCGCCTGTCGAAACAGGACCGTCAGCTCTACGAAGCCTGGAACAAGACCTACCCGGTACAACCCTGGGAACGCCAGCGCAATCAAACCGTGGCCTGCGTGATGGGGCGCGGCAATGAATTTGTCGGCCCGGTGAACTTGAAAGCCTGCGGCTGA
- a CDS encoding DUF1654 domain-containing protein — protein MAKPSSAAPTPPDAYQRLAVRVQKIINSTNAQKNKAALIFRLPQEPEDEWARLLEEIAENDNVTLAYRDDGGVQIFWVVPKED, from the coding sequence GTGGCAAAGCCCTCTTCCGCAGCACCGACACCTCCTGACGCGTACCAACGCCTGGCTGTTCGCGTGCAAAAAATCATCAACTCCACCAATGCCCAGAAAAACAAGGCCGCGTTGATTTTCCGTTTGCCGCAGGAACCGGAAGACGAGTGGGCACGACTACTGGAGGAAATTGCAGAGAACGATAACGTCACCCTCGCTTATCGCGATGATGGCGGCGTGCAGATTTTCTGGGTTGTGCCGAAGGAAGATTGA
- a CDS encoding asparaginase: MKSALKTFVPGALALLLLFPVAAQAKEAETKQKLANVVILATGGTIAGAGASAANSATYQAAKVGIEQLIAGVPELSQIANVRGEQVLQIASESITNENLLQLGRRVAELADSKDVDGIVITHGTDTLEETAYFLNLVEKTDKPIVVVGSMRPGTAMSADGMLNLYNAVAVAGSQDARGKGVLVTMNDEIQSGRDVSKMVNIKTEAFKSPWGPLGMVVEGKSYWFRLPAKRHTMNSEFDIKTIKSLPDVEIAYSYGNVSDTAYKALAQAGAKAIIHAGTGNGSVSSKVVPALQELRKQGVQIIRSSHVNAGGFVLRNAEQPDDKYDWVVAHDLNPQKARILAMVALTKTQDSKELQRMFWEY, from the coding sequence ATGAAATCTGCTTTGAAAACTTTCGTACCGGGCGCATTAGCCCTCCTGCTGCTGTTCCCTGTTGCCGCTCAGGCAAAAGAAGCTGAAACCAAGCAAAAACTGGCCAACGTGGTGATCCTCGCTACCGGCGGCACTATCGCCGGCGCTGGTGCCAGCGCTGCCAACAGTGCCACCTACCAGGCCGCCAAAGTCGGCATCGAACAATTGATCGCCGGTGTTCCTGAGCTTAGCCAGATCGCCAACGTTCGCGGCGAGCAAGTATTGCAAATTGCCTCTGAAAGCATCACCAACGAAAACCTGTTGCAACTGGGTCGTCGCGTCGCCGAACTGGCCGACAGCAAGGACGTCGATGGCATCGTGATCACCCACGGCACCGACACCCTGGAGGAGACCGCCTACTTCCTCAACCTGGTGGAGAAGACCGACAAGCCCATCGTCGTGGTCGGCTCGATGCGCCCGGGCACCGCGATGTCGGCTGACGGCATGCTCAACCTGTACAACGCCGTTGCCGTAGCCGGCAGCCAGGACGCCCGCGGCAAAGGCGTACTGGTGACCATGAACGACGAGATCCAGTCGGGTCGCGACGTGAGCAAGATGGTCAACATCAAGACCGAAGCGTTCAAGAGCCCCTGGGGCCCGTTGGGCATGGTCGTAGAAGGCAAATCCTACTGGTTCCGCCTGCCGGCCAAGCGCCACACCATGAACTCGGAATTCGACATCAAGACCATCAAGAGTCTGCCAGACGTCGAGATCGCCTATTCCTACGGCAACGTAAGCGACACGGCCTACAAAGCCCTGGCCCAGGCCGGCGCCAAAGCCATCATCCACGCCGGTACCGGCAATGGCTCGGTGTCTTCCAAGGTCGTGCCAGCCCTGCAGGAACTGCGCAAGCAAGGCGTACAGATCATTCGCTCTTCCCACGTGAATGCCGGCGGCTTCGTTCTGCGTAATGCGGAACAGCCTGACGACAAATACGACTGGGTGGTTGCACACGACCTGAACCCGCAGAAAGCCCGCATCCTGGCCATGGTCGCCCTGACCAAGACCCAGGACAGCAAGGAACTGCAACGGATGTTCTGGGAATATTGA
- a CDS encoding sugar ABC transporter substrate-binding protein, translating into MKLPFAGRLLAVAVLAAASAALPLSSVFAAETAAKPKVGLVMKSLANEFFVTMQDGAKEYQKAHSADFDMITNGIKNETDTSAQIDIVNQMILSKVDAIVIAPADSKALVTVLKKASDKGIKIVNIDNRLDVDVLKSKKLDIPFVGPDNRKGARLVGEELAKHLTKGDQVGIIEGVSTTTNAQQRTAGFKDAMDAAGMKIVSTQSGEWEIDKGNAIAAAMLQANPNIKALLAGNDNMALGAVSAVRGAGKAGKVLVVGYDNIEAIKPMLQDGRVLATADQAAAQQAVFGIQNALKLVKGEKVDAVDGMIETPVELILKK; encoded by the coding sequence ATGAAGCTGCCATTTGCTGGACGTCTTCTTGCTGTCGCTGTGCTTGCTGCCGCATCCGCCGCCCTGCCTCTTTCCTCTGTATTTGCTGCCGAGACCGCCGCCAAACCCAAGGTCGGCCTGGTCATGAAGTCCCTCGCCAACGAATTCTTCGTCACCATGCAAGACGGTGCCAAGGAATACCAGAAGGCTCACTCCGCTGATTTCGACATGATCACCAACGGGATCAAGAACGAAACCGATACCTCCGCGCAGATTGATATCGTCAATCAGATGATCCTGTCCAAGGTTGACGCGATTGTCATTGCTCCCGCCGACTCGAAAGCCTTGGTTACCGTGCTGAAAAAAGCCTCGGATAAGGGCATCAAGATCGTCAACATCGACAACCGTCTTGACGTGGACGTGCTGAAAAGCAAAAAACTCGATATCCCATTCGTAGGCCCCGACAACCGCAAGGGCGCGCGTCTGGTCGGTGAAGAACTGGCCAAGCACCTCACCAAAGGTGACCAGGTTGGCATCATCGAAGGCGTGTCCACCACCACCAACGCCCAGCAGCGTACCGCGGGCTTCAAGGACGCGATGGATGCCGCCGGCATGAAGATCGTCTCCACCCAGTCCGGTGAGTGGGAAATCGACAAGGGCAACGCGATTGCCGCTGCAATGCTCCAGGCAAACCCGAACATCAAGGCACTGTTGGCCGGTAACGACAACATGGCCCTGGGCGCAGTCTCCGCCGTGCGTGGCGCTGGCAAGGCCGGCAAAGTGCTCGTGGTGGGCTACGACAACATCGAGGCCATCAAGCCGATGCTGCAGGACGGCCGTGTCCTGGCCACCGCCGACCAGGCGGCTGCCCAGCAAGCCGTTTTCGGTATCCAGAACGCCCTGAAGCTGGTCAAGGGTGAAAAAGTCGATGCCGTGGATGGCATGATCGAAACCCCGGTCGAACTCATCCTCAAGAAGTAA